A stretch of the Buchananella sp. 14KM1171 genome encodes the following:
- a CDS encoding DUF808 domain-containing protein: protein MAGGLIALLDDIATMAKLAASSLDDVAAGAAKASAKAVGVVIDDTAVTPQYVRGLSPARELPIIGRIARGSLINKLLVILPAAFLLSYFAPWSLPVLLLIGGTYLCFEGAEKVLVKLHVLSHHEDDGGAAGAESAEELEKRMVSSAIRTDLILSAEIMLISLAELAGETNTMRVAILVAVALFMTFFVYGLVAVLVKMDDFGASLVRRGGGRARLGTAIVRVMPKVFDFIGVVGTVAMLWVGGHIVIVSLADLHVEFLHHWVEVAVHAVAGAGGAVMWLVDTALSGVFGLLWGSLAAFAVTGVKRMLPAREGH from the coding sequence ATGGCCGGTGGCCTTATTGCCCTGCTGGACGACATTGCGACGATGGCGAAGCTCGCCGCGTCCTCTTTGGACGACGTTGCCGCCGGCGCCGCGAAGGCGTCGGCCAAGGCCGTGGGCGTGGTTATCGACGACACGGCGGTGACGCCCCAGTACGTGCGGGGCCTGTCCCCGGCGCGGGAGCTGCCGATCATCGGCAGGATCGCGCGCGGCTCGCTGATCAACAAGCTGCTGGTGATCCTGCCGGCGGCGTTCCTGCTGTCCTACTTCGCGCCGTGGTCGCTGCCGGTGCTGCTGCTGATCGGCGGCACCTACCTGTGCTTCGAGGGGGCGGAGAAGGTGCTGGTCAAGCTCCACGTGCTCTCCCACCACGAAGACGACGGCGGTGCGGCGGGCGCGGAGAGCGCCGAGGAGCTGGAAAAGCGCATGGTGTCCTCCGCGATCCGCACGGACCTGATCCTGTCTGCAGAGATCATGCTGATCTCCCTGGCGGAGCTGGCGGGGGAGACGAACACGATGCGCGTGGCGATCCTGGTGGCCGTGGCACTGTTCATGACCTTCTTTGTCTACGGCCTGGTGGCGGTGCTGGTGAAGATGGACGACTTCGGCGCCTCGCTGGTGCGTCGCGGCGGCGGGCGCGCCAGGCTGGGGACGGCGATCGTGCGGGTCATGCCCAAGGTCTTCGACTTCATCGGCGTGGTTGGCACCGTGGCGATGCTGTGGGTGGGCGGTCACATCGTGATCGTGTCCCTGGCGGACCTGCACGTGGAATTCCTGCACCACTGGGTGGAGGTGGCCGTGCACGCGGTGGCCGGCGCTGGCGGCGCGGTGATGTGGCTGGTGGACACCGCGTTGTCCGGCGTGTTCGGCCTGCTGTGGGGCTCCCTGGCCGCGTTCGCGGTGACAGGGGTTAAGCGCATGCTGCCCGCCCGCGAGGGCCACTGA
- a CDS encoding PaaI family thioesterase: MTTPALPLPDSYNTAAAQAATPQEAAQLVELGELAERMGIELEQVSADFAVATMPVEGNRQPLGVLNGGASAVLAETVASIAARLHAFHVGGHAAVGVDLSITHHRPVREGRVRAQATSLYRGRTTACYAIVLTDSAGRRSATARLTLAVLRGS; encoded by the coding sequence ATGACCACTCCCGCGCTTCCCCTCCCCGATTCCTACAACACCGCCGCCGCCCAGGCCGCCACCCCGCAGGAGGCCGCCCAGCTGGTGGAGCTGGGTGAGCTGGCGGAGCGGATGGGCATAGAGCTGGAGCAGGTTTCGGCCGACTTCGCCGTGGCCACCATGCCGGTCGAGGGCAACCGGCAGCCCCTCGGCGTGCTCAACGGTGGGGCTTCTGCGGTGCTGGCTGAGACGGTCGCCTCCATCGCCGCCCGCCTGCACGCCTTCCACGTGGGCGGGCACGCGGCCGTGGGCGTGGACCTGTCCATCACCCACCACCGCCCCGTTAGGGAGGGGCGGGTGCGGGCGCAGGCCACCTCCCTGTACCGAGGCCGCACCACGGCCTGCTACGCGATCGTTCTGACCGATTCGGCCGGACGACGTTCCGCCACCGCCCGGCTCACCCTGGCCGTCCTGCGCGGAAGCTGA
- the polA gene encoding DNA polymerase I produces the protein MGPRVTRVSTPRLLLIDGHSMAFRAFFGLPVENFTTSTGQATNAVHGFVRMLLSLLAQEKPTHVAVAFDAGSKTFRTEEYPEYKGTREKTPEEFKGQVELIEEVLDAFGIMHLKKDGVEADDILATLARQGREAGALVYVVSGDRDTFQLVTDEVTVLYPIKGVSELRRMTPQEVEARYGVAPNRYRHLAALVGEASDNLPGVPGVGPKTAAQWVAQYDGLDGILAHAHEIKGKRGEALRAAIPDVQRNRRLNRLLTDVELPVAVADLVPIGAEAARVHAVCDALEFRQLRDLALRQLPHRGGQGADVAAGPPAGEAGGGQAADGQGAESSLSGAAGANGEGPNGGLAAVNGRSTPRLLRAATATAGEVAEQLEAWREAGTVLGASVEGVGSPSPFKADCTGLALSDAVVSIYWDLVVITPEQDAQLREFLRTAPVVTHDAKAATHALSSRGMALGNIVDDVALAAYLCFPDGRRFDLAELSERYLDQALEVGDGLLDIEGGTTALAEAAASVELHRVLGSEVDKRGATGLLADMELPVAAVLARMERAGIGADAALLAERRLTLDAEVEAAANAAFEAIGKQVNLSSPKQLQEVLFTDLGLPKTRRTKTGYTTDAEALRDLAEKTAHPFLAALLLHRDRIKLRQNVEGLAKAVEDDGRIRTTFQQTAAATGRLSSLEPNLQNIPARTEEGRRVRQAFVVGEGYDYLLTADYSQIEMRIMAHLSGDAGLIEAFNSGEDLHSFVAGRVYHVDPAQVTPEQRSKIKAMSYGLAYGLSPYGLSKQLRIDVGEAKALMDDYFSRFGAVRDYLAAVVRQATLDGYTQTILGRRRYLPDLASDNRQRREMAERAALNAPIQGSAADLIKVAMLGVQRSLDERGLKSRLLLQVHDELVLEVGPGEAEEVEALVRHEMAAAASLSVPLDVSVGLGRNWLEAGH, from the coding sequence ATGGGGCCTAGGGTTACACGTGTGAGCACTCCTCGACTACTCCTGATCGACGGCCACTCGATGGCCTTCCGCGCGTTCTTTGGCCTGCCGGTGGAAAACTTCACCACCTCGACCGGCCAGGCCACCAACGCGGTGCACGGTTTTGTCCGCATGCTGCTGTCCCTGCTGGCGCAGGAGAAGCCCACCCACGTGGCTGTGGCGTTCGACGCCGGTTCCAAGACTTTCCGCACCGAGGAATACCCCGAGTACAAGGGCACCCGGGAGAAGACGCCGGAGGAGTTCAAGGGCCAGGTGGAGCTGATCGAGGAGGTGCTGGACGCCTTTGGGATCATGCACCTGAAGAAGGACGGGGTGGAGGCAGACGACATCCTGGCCACCCTGGCGCGCCAGGGCCGCGAGGCGGGCGCGCTGGTGTACGTGGTCTCCGGGGACCGCGACACCTTCCAGCTGGTCACCGACGAGGTGACGGTGCTCTACCCGATCAAGGGCGTCTCCGAGCTGCGCCGCATGACCCCGCAGGAGGTGGAGGCCCGCTACGGGGTGGCGCCCAACCGCTACCGGCACCTGGCGGCGCTGGTGGGCGAGGCGAGCGACAACCTGCCGGGCGTGCCGGGGGTGGGGCCGAAGACGGCGGCCCAGTGGGTGGCGCAGTACGACGGCCTGGACGGGATCCTGGCCCACGCCCACGAGATCAAGGGCAAGCGCGGCGAGGCTCTGCGCGCGGCGATCCCGGACGTGCAGCGCAACCGGCGCCTGAACCGGCTGCTGACGGACGTGGAGCTGCCGGTGGCGGTGGCTGACCTGGTGCCGATCGGGGCGGAGGCCGCCCGGGTGCACGCGGTGTGCGACGCCCTGGAGTTTCGCCAGTTGCGCGACCTCGCCTTGCGGCAGCTGCCGCACCGAGGCGGGCAGGGGGCCGACGTTGCCGCCGGCCCACCCGCAGGTGAGGCGGGTGGCGGCCAGGCCGCAGACGGGCAGGGCGCCGAAAGCAGCCTCAGTGGCGCGGCCGGCGCGAACGGCGAGGGACCAAACGGGGGGCTCGCCGCCGTGAACGGACGCTCCACCCCGCGCCTACTGCGCGCCGCCACGGCGACGGCCGGCGAGGTGGCCGAGCAGCTGGAGGCGTGGCGAGAGGCCGGCACCGTGCTGGGCGCGAGCGTGGAGGGCGTGGGCTCTCCCAGTCCCTTCAAGGCCGACTGCACCGGGCTGGCGCTGAGCGACGCGGTGGTCTCCATCTACTGGGACCTGGTGGTGATAACCCCGGAGCAGGACGCGCAGCTGCGCGAGTTCCTGCGCACCGCCCCGGTGGTCACCCACGACGCGAAGGCCGCCACCCACGCCCTCTCCTCGCGCGGCATGGCCCTTGGCAACATCGTGGACGACGTCGCCCTGGCGGCCTATCTCTGCTTCCCGGACGGACGGCGCTTTGACCTGGCGGAGCTGAGCGAGCGCTACCTTGACCAGGCCCTGGAGGTGGGCGACGGCCTGTTGGACATCGAGGGCGGCACGACGGCGCTGGCGGAGGCCGCGGCGAGCGTGGAGCTACACCGGGTGCTGGGCTCCGAGGTGGACAAGCGCGGCGCGACCGGGCTGCTGGCGGACATGGAGCTGCCGGTGGCCGCCGTGCTGGCTCGGATGGAGCGGGCCGGTATCGGGGCGGACGCCGCCCTGCTGGCCGAGCGGCGCCTGACGCTGGACGCGGAGGTGGAGGCCGCCGCGAACGCCGCCTTCGAGGCGATCGGCAAGCAGGTCAACCTCTCCAGCCCGAAGCAGCTGCAGGAGGTGCTCTTCACCGACCTGGGCCTGCCCAAGACGCGGCGTACCAAGACCGGTTACACCACGGACGCGGAGGCGCTGCGGGACCTGGCGGAGAAGACGGCCCACCCGTTCCTGGCCGCGCTGCTGCTGCACCGGGACCGGATCAAGCTGCGCCAGAACGTGGAGGGCCTGGCCAAGGCGGTGGAGGACGACGGGCGCATCCGCACCACCTTCCAGCAGACTGCGGCGGCCACCGGGCGCCTGAGCTCCCTGGAGCCGAACCTGCAAAACATCCCGGCGCGCACCGAGGAGGGGCGCCGGGTGCGCCAGGCGTTCGTGGTGGGGGAGGGCTACGACTACCTGCTCACCGCCGACTATTCCCAGATCGAGATGCGCATCATGGCCCACCTGTCCGGGGACGCCGGGCTGATCGAGGCCTTCAACAGCGGCGAGGACCTGCACTCCTTCGTGGCCGGGCGGGTCTACCACGTGGACCCGGCCCAGGTGACGCCGGAGCAGCGCTCCAAGATCAAGGCGATGAGCTACGGCCTGGCCTACGGGCTATCTCCCTACGGGCTGTCCAAGCAGCTGCGTATCGACGTGGGGGAGGCCAAGGCGCTGATGGACGACTACTTCTCCCGCTTCGGGGCGGTGCGCGACTACCTGGCCGCTGTGGTGCGCCAGGCCACCCTGGACGGCTACACCCAGACCATCCTGGGCCGGCGCCGCTACCTGCCGGACCTGGCCAGCGACAACCGGCAGCGGCGCGAGATGGCCGAGCGCGCGGCGCTGAACGCCCCCATCCAGGGCAGCGCGGCAGACCTGATCAAGGTGGCCATGCTCGGCGTGCAGCGCTCGCTGGACGAGCGCGGGCTCAAGTCGCGCCTGCTGCTGCAGGTCCACGACGAACTGGTCCTGGAGGTGGGGCCGGGCGAGGCCGAGGAGGTCGAGGCGCTGGTGCGCCACGAGATGGCCGCGGCCGCCAGCCTGTCGGTGCCCCTGGACGTCTCAGTGGGGCTGGGGCGCAACTGGCTGGAGGCCGGTCACTAG
- a CDS encoding class I SAM-dependent methyltransferase, which yields MNGDYESIVGGYRELSEAEQSASVEATARWWDGEAEEYYRDHGATLGDAELHWCPEGLRESQARLLGDVAGRDVVEFGAGAAQGSRYLHGLGARVTATDISSGMLAQARALNRAAGIDFPLLVADARCIPLPDACADVCFTAHGGIAFVPDPVRIHAEAARLLRPGGLWVCSLPHPVRWMFPDVPTQAGLTVTRSYFSNAPYVERTESGRIVYAEYHRTLSQHVADVLSAGLVIEAIDEPTWQAGDLEWNGWSRLRGELMPGTLIITARKPA from the coding sequence ACTATGAATCCATCGTTGGCGGCTACCGCGAGCTCTCGGAGGCAGAGCAGTCCGCCTCCGTCGAGGCCACCGCGCGGTGGTGGGACGGCGAAGCGGAGGAATACTACCGCGATCACGGCGCGACCCTGGGGGACGCCGAGCTGCACTGGTGCCCGGAGGGGCTGCGCGAGTCCCAGGCGCGCCTACTCGGGGACGTGGCCGGGCGCGACGTGGTGGAGTTCGGTGCCGGGGCCGCGCAGGGCTCGCGCTACCTGCACGGACTGGGCGCGCGCGTGACTGCCACCGACATCTCCAGCGGGATGCTGGCCCAGGCCCGCGCTTTGAACCGGGCCGCCGGGATCGACTTCCCGCTGCTGGTGGCCGACGCCCGCTGCATTCCCCTGCCCGATGCGTGCGCGGACGTCTGCTTCACCGCCCACGGCGGGATCGCCTTCGTGCCGGACCCGGTGCGCATCCACGCAGAGGCCGCCCGCCTGCTGCGCCCGGGAGGCCTGTGGGTGTGCTCGCTGCCGCACCCGGTGCGCTGGATGTTCCCGGACGTGCCCACGCAGGCCGGCCTGACCGTGACCCGCTCCTACTTCTCTAACGCGCCCTACGTGGAGCGCACCGAGTCCGGCCGCATCGTCTACGCCGAGTACCACCGCACGCTCAGCCAGCACGTGGCCGACGTCCTGTCGGCCGGATTGGTCATCGAGGCCATCGACGAACCGACCTGGCAGGCAGGGGACCTGGAGTGGAACGGCTGGTCCCGCCTGCGCGGGGAGCTCATGCCGGGCACGCTCATCATTACCGCGCGCAAGCCGGCTTAG